A stretch of the Stigmatella erecta genome encodes the following:
- a CDS encoding SBBP repeat-containing protein — MKKTVWLAVSALLTWACGPAEDSRELVTPVTGELSSELATVHPTVACSGDTCRGFKAVDLPRTQQGLSTVTYSTYLGFGESDKGLAVAVDPSGNAYVLGNTNSFGSTSNIFVAKMSPTGQNIYFTYFPGRAGADADTSGADIAVDNSGNAYIVARTSNGSLVAKLNSSGSAFTYYITVPWLLKGITVDSLGNAYVTGQYDGGTARVAEVLISKLNPSGSAFVYSITFGGTQADWVEDIAVDSSGNAYVAGWTYSFDFPVVNPVQATNPGWYAAFVTKLSATGTTLSYSTYLGSQNGHTFASGIALDGARNAYITGHTTANFPVTPGAAQTSFGGGGLDGYVTKLNATGGLAYSTYLGGSADEWLMGRGSTIAVDSNSGTAYVTGLTNSSNFPLSYTAFQSTNHGNSDAFVTQVGPQGNTFWSSYLGGSMSDDGWGIALDSSMNVYVTGRTNSSDFPTNVYGYGGNDDAFITKFNGL, encoded by the coding sequence ATGAAGAAGACAGTGTGGCTTGCAGTGAGCGCTCTTCTTACCTGGGCCTGTGGCCCCGCAGAAGATAGCCGCGAGCTTGTGACGCCTGTCACAGGTGAACTGTCGTCCGAGCTTGCGACGGTGCATCCAACCGTCGCTTGCAGCGGCGATACATGCCGTGGCTTCAAGGCCGTGGACCTGCCTCGTACTCAGCAAGGGCTCTCCACCGTGACCTACTCAACCTATCTGGGATTCGGGGAATCCGACAAAGGCCTGGCGGTGGCGGTGGACCCGTCGGGCAACGCCTACGTGCTTGGAAACACCAACTCATTCGGAAGCACCAGCAACATCTTCGTCGCCAAGATGAGCCCCACCGGGCAGAACATATACTTTACCTATTTTCCTGGCAGGGCTGGCGCTGATGCCGACACCTCTGGGGCTGACATCGCGGTGGACAACTCTGGCAACGCCTACATCGTGGCAAGGACCAGCAATGGCAGTCTCGTGGCGAAGCTGAATTCAAGTGGCTCGGCCTTCACCTACTACATTACCGTACCATGGCTGCTCAAAGGCATCACCGTGGACTCCCTGGGGAATGCCTACGTGACAGGGCAGTATGATGGCGGTACCGCAAGAGTGGCAGAAGTACTCATCAGCAAGTTGAACCCAAGCGGCTCCGCCTTCGTCTACAGTATCACGTTCGGCGGGACGCAAGCCGATTGGGTCGAAGATATTGCCGTGGACAGTTCAGGCAATGCGTACGTGGCGGGCTGGACCTACTCGTTCGACTTTCCCGTGGTGAACCCCGTACAGGCGACCAACCCAGGCTGGTACGCTGCCTTCGTGACGAAACTGAGCGCGACAGGCACGACTTTGAGTTACTCAACCTATCTGGGCAGCCAGAATGGTCATACTTTTGCCTCTGGCATCGCACTGGATGGCGCTCGCAACGCCTACATCACGGGGCATACAACTGCCAACTTTCCGGTAACGCCCGGCGCGGCACAAACGTCATTCGGAGGCGGAGGACTCGATGGTTATGTCACGAAGCTGAATGCAACTGGCGGGCTCGCTTACTCCACCTACCTTGGCGGAAGTGCCGACGAATGGTTGATGGGGAGGGGAAGCACCATCGCAGTCGACAGCAACTCAGGCACGGCATACGTGACGGGGCTTACCAACTCGTCCAACTTCCCGCTGAGTTACACTGCTTTTCAATCCACCAATCATGGCAACTCGGATGCCTTTGTCACGCAGGTAGGCCCACAGGGCAACACGTTCTGGTCGAGCTACCTGGGCGGGAGCATGAGTGACGATGGGTGGGGGATTGCGCTGGACTCTTCGATGAATGTCTATGTAACAGGCCGTACCAACTCAAGCGATTTTCCGACGAATGTTTATGGCTACGGTGGTAACGACGACGCCTTCATCACAAAGTTCAACGGGCTGTAG